A genomic region of Jeotgalibaca ciconiae contains the following coding sequences:
- the ileS gene encoding isoleucine--tRNA ligase encodes MKMKDTLLLGKTKFPMKANLPVREQEREKDWEENRVYEKRQEKNAGKPTFVLHDGPPYANGAVHMGHALNKISKDFIVRSKSMSGYRAPYVPGWDTHGLPIEQALTNTGVNRKQMSLAEFRKLCEDYAWKQIDGQRTVFKRLGVNGEWDNPYVTLTPEYEEGEIRVFGKMAEKGYIYKGLKPIYWSPSSESSLAEAEIEYKDVKSPSIYVAFPVKDGKGLLDTDTSFVIWTTTPWTLPANLGITVHADFNYSQIEADGRKFVVATDLLETVQNEIGWENVSVLKELKGSDMEYMTAQHPFYDRESLLMVGDHVTLEAGTGLVHTAPGHGDDDYIIGKKYGLDVLSPVDDRGCYTAEAPGFEGVFYDKANKMITELLEEKGQLLKLDFFEHSYPHDWRTKKPVIFRATPQWFASIEKFRQDILDEIEKVDWIHPSGKVRIYNMIRDRGDWVISRQRVWGVPLPIFYAENGDSIITPETIDHVANLIGKYGSNIWFERDAKELLPEGFTHPGSPNGVFTKETDIMDVWFDSGSSHESVLRSRENLTFPADMYLEGSDQYRGWFNSSLTTSVAINGEAPYKSVLSQGFVLDGEGRKMSKSLGNTILPEKVVKNMGADIIRLWVSSVDYESDVRVSDEILKQVSETYRKIRNTMRFLIGNTEDFDPSVNRVAYDQLRSVDKFMMIRLNQVVETCLKAYEEYSFSTIYQTIMNFCTVELSSFYLDFAKDVVYIEREDDAARRSMQTVFYDAVLNITKLLTPIIPHTTEEIWAYLKEEEEYAQLADLPQAVFEADKDEVLKQWNTFMSLRHKILKALEEARNEKVIGKSFEAHLHLYVSKEVKELFESIDTELSQLFIVSQLDLHEEENLEDGIRVVVEHAHGETCERCRAIKAEVGTIEDAPTLCERCADIVRSEFPEALVEEE; translated from the coding sequence ATGAAAATGAAAGATACTTTGCTATTAGGAAAAACAAAATTTCCTATGAAAGCAAATTTACCAGTACGTGAACAAGAACGTGAAAAAGACTGGGAAGAAAATCGTGTATATGAAAAAAGACAAGAAAAGAATGCGGGCAAGCCAACTTTTGTGCTGCATGATGGCCCACCTTATGCAAATGGAGCAGTTCACATGGGACATGCTCTAAATAAAATCAGTAAAGATTTTATCGTTCGCTCAAAATCTATGTCGGGATACCGTGCTCCTTATGTTCCTGGCTGGGATACGCATGGTTTGCCAATCGAACAAGCATTGACGAATACAGGTGTGAATCGCAAGCAAATGAGTTTAGCAGAATTCCGTAAACTTTGTGAAGACTATGCTTGGAAGCAAATTGATGGGCAGCGTACTGTCTTTAAACGTTTAGGAGTGAATGGCGAATGGGATAATCCTTATGTAACCCTGACTCCGGAGTACGAAGAAGGAGAAATTCGTGTATTTGGTAAAATGGCCGAGAAAGGCTATATTTATAAAGGATTAAAACCAATTTATTGGTCTCCTTCCAGTGAGTCTTCTTTAGCGGAGGCTGAAATTGAATACAAGGATGTCAAGTCGCCTTCTATTTACGTGGCATTCCCGGTAAAAGATGGAAAAGGCTTATTAGATACAGATACTTCTTTTGTAATCTGGACTACTACACCGTGGACATTGCCTGCAAACTTAGGGATTACCGTTCATGCTGACTTTAATTATTCACAAATCGAAGCGGATGGACGCAAGTTTGTTGTCGCAACTGATTTATTAGAAACCGTTCAAAATGAGATTGGATGGGAAAATGTTTCTGTCTTGAAAGAATTAAAAGGTTCTGATATGGAGTATATGACAGCACAACATCCGTTCTATGATCGTGAGTCATTGTTAATGGTCGGTGACCATGTAACTTTAGAAGCAGGTACTGGACTGGTACATACAGCACCAGGACATGGGGATGACGATTACATCATTGGTAAGAAATATGGTTTGGATGTACTGTCTCCTGTAGATGATCGTGGTTGCTATACAGCGGAAGCGCCAGGTTTTGAAGGTGTTTTTTATGATAAAGCGAACAAAATGATTACAGAACTATTGGAAGAAAAAGGCCAATTATTGAAGTTGGACTTCTTTGAACATAGTTATCCGCATGATTGGCGTACAAAGAAACCAGTTATTTTCCGTGCTACTCCACAATGGTTTGCATCCATTGAAAAATTCCGTCAAGATATTTTAGACGAAATTGAAAAAGTTGATTGGATTCATCCATCTGGAAAAGTTCGTATCTATAATATGATCCGCGATCGCGGTGACTGGGTAATTTCTCGTCAAAGAGTATGGGGAGTTCCATTGCCAATTTTCTATGCTGAAAATGGTGATTCAATTATTACTCCTGAAACAATTGATCATGTTGCGAATTTAATTGGAAAATATGGTTCAAATATTTGGTTTGAACGTGATGCAAAAGAATTGTTGCCAGAAGGATTTACACATCCAGGCAGTCCAAATGGGGTATTTACGAAAGAAACAGACATTATGGATGTTTGGTTCGACTCTGGTTCTTCTCATGAATCAGTCTTACGTTCAAGAGAAAATCTAACATTCCCAGCAGATATGTATTTAGAAGGATCTGATCAGTATCGTGGTTGGTTTAATTCAAGTTTAACGACAAGTGTAGCAATTAATGGAGAGGCTCCTTATAAGAGTGTTCTATCGCAAGGATTCGTGTTGGACGGAGAAGGCCGCAAGATGAGTAAGTCGCTGGGAAATACCATCCTTCCAGAAAAAGTAGTTAAAAACATGGGAGCAGATATTATTCGTCTATGGGTATCTAGTGTGGATTATGAATCAGATGTCCGTGTAAGTGACGAAATCTTGAAGCAAGTATCTGAAACTTACCGTAAGATCCGCAATACAATGCGCTTCTTAATTGGTAACACAGAAGATTTTGATCCATCTGTGAATCGAGTTGCCTATGATCAACTACGTTCAGTAGATAAATTTATGATGATTCGTTTGAACCAAGTAGTTGAAACCTGTTTGAAAGCATACGAAGAGTATAGTTTTTCTACTATTTACCAAACGATTATGAATTTCTGTACAGTCGAATTATCTTCTTTCTATTTAGATTTTGCGAAAGATGTTGTTTACATTGAGCGTGAAGATGATGCAGCAAGAAGATCCATGCAAACGGTATTCTATGATGCAGTGTTGAACATTACAAAACTATTAACACCAATCATTCCTCATACAACGGAAGAAATTTGGGCTTATTTAAAAGAAGAAGAGGAGTATGCTCAATTAGCTGATTTACCGCAAGCAGTCTTTGAAGCTGATAAAGACGAAGTTTTAAAACAATGGAATACATTTATGTCCTTGCGCCATAAAATTTTGAAAGCATTGGAAGAAGCTCGTAATGAAAAAGTGATTGGTAAATCATTTGAAGCTCATCTTCATTTATATGTTTCAAAAGAAGTAAAAGAGTTGTTTGAATCAATTGATACAGAATTGTCACAACTATTTATCGTATCGCAATTAGATCTTCATGAAGAAGAAAATCTAGAAGACGGTATTCGTGTAGTCGTAGAGCACGCTCATGGTGAGACTTGTGAGAGATGTCGCGCAATTAAAGCTGAAGTGGGCACAATTGAAGACGCACCGACCCTATGTGAACGTTGTGCAGATATTGTTCGAAGCGAATTTCCAGAAGCTTTAGTCGAAGAAGAATGA
- a CDS encoding GlsB/YeaQ/YmgE family stress response membrane protein, translating into MGLIWTLIVGGVLGAIAGAIMGRDIPGGIIGNIIAGFLGSWLGTMILGEWGPEIGGFFIVPALIGAVVLIFIVSLILGRMNKR; encoded by the coding sequence ATGGGATTAATTTGGACATTGATTGTCGGAGGAGTACTTGGGGCAATCGCAGGTGCAATTATGGGTAGAGATATACCAGGTGGTATTATCGGTAATATTATTGCTGGATTCCTCGGATCTTGGCTTGGTACGATGATTTTAGGAGAATGGGGACCTGAAATAGGTGGATTCTTTATTGTTCCAGCTTTAATTGGTGCTGTAGTTCTTATATTCATTGTTTCATTAATATTAGGAAGAATGAATAAGCGATAA
- the cspD gene encoding cold-shock protein CspD: MEQGKVKWFNGEKGFGFIEVEGGDDVFVHFSAIQGDGFKTLEEGQDVEFDIVEGNRGPQAANVVKL, translated from the coding sequence ATGGAACAAGGTAAAGTAAAATGGTTTAACGGCGAAAAAGGATTTGGTTTTATCGAAGTTGAAGGTGGAGACGATGTATTCGTACACTTCTCAGCTATTCAAGGCGACGGCTTTAAAACATTAGAAGAAGGGCAAGACGTGGAATTCGACATTGTTGAAGGAAACCGTGGACCTCAAGCAGCTAATGTTGTAAAATTATAA